A genomic window from Ruminiclostridium cellulolyticum H10 includes:
- a CDS encoding recombinase family protein, whose protein sequence is MIAIYTRQSVDKKDSISIESQIGFCMKEISSENYKIYTDKGYSGSNINRPAFEEMIRDIKIGIIKKVVVYKLDRISRSLLDFAHIIECFDKYKVEFISQTEKFDTSTSMGRAMLSIVMVFAQLERETIQQRVKDNYYQRGKAGLYLGGIAPYGYNKVQTFLNGKKTYMFGVDKEKCEIVRHIYSMYAEKSKSLGVIARYLNIKKLKTNKGYNWTPTTVGRLIRNPVFVKANADVYVYLKNKGAIINSDINDFIGENGCYVYGERKTKTTSKFTDLTNNFVTIAPHKGIISSELWLKCQYRADENRAIKNSGKGKNSWLSGLMKCGYCGYAATVVNSRGLIYINCGGRKNGFCFERKRVIYLRDIEKIAEVKLLEKIKSLKNEFYVEISSNSKEVNDLKIKLAKVEENINKLIDRMLTLNETAGSYVNERINELDNKKKILKNKINKISIEKSSQRIKREDLSEYLKNWDNYNLEQKKSVAKALIEKVVITDEEIEIVFKI, encoded by the coding sequence ATGATTGCCATATATACAAGACAATCCGTAGATAAAAAAGATAGTATTTCCATAGAAAGCCAGATAGGGTTTTGTATGAAAGAGATATCTTCAGAAAACTATAAGATATATACCGACAAGGGCTACAGTGGGAGTAATATAAACCGACCGGCATTCGAAGAAATGATAAGAGACATCAAAATAGGCATTATCAAGAAAGTAGTGGTCTACAAGCTTGATCGTATAAGTAGATCACTTCTTGATTTTGCACATATTATTGAGTGTTTTGATAAATATAAGGTGGAATTCATCAGTCAGACGGAAAAGTTTGATACCAGTACATCTATGGGCAGGGCAATGCTGTCAATAGTAATGGTTTTTGCCCAACTGGAAAGAGAAACTATACAGCAAAGGGTAAAGGACAACTATTATCAGAGAGGTAAAGCGGGGCTATATCTTGGGGGTATAGCTCCCTATGGGTATAATAAGGTTCAAACATTTTTAAATGGTAAAAAAACTTATATGTTTGGAGTGGATAAAGAAAAATGTGAGATTGTGAGACATATTTACAGCATGTATGCAGAGAAGTCCAAATCCTTAGGCGTTATAGCAAGATACTTGAATATAAAAAAATTGAAAACTAACAAAGGGTATAATTGGACGCCGACAACTGTAGGGAGGTTAATCAGGAATCCTGTATTTGTTAAAGCAAATGCAGATGTTTATGTTTACCTTAAAAATAAAGGAGCCATTATAAACAGTGATATAAATGATTTTATTGGCGAAAATGGCTGCTATGTATACGGGGAAAGAAAAACAAAAACTACAAGCAAATTTACAGATCTGACAAATAATTTTGTAACCATAGCACCGCATAAGGGTATAATAAGCTCGGAACTATGGCTAAAATGCCAATATAGAGCCGATGAAAACAGAGCTATAAAGAATAGCGGCAAAGGAAAAAATAGTTGGCTATCCGGCCTGATGAAGTGCGGATACTGCGGGTATGCCGCTACTGTTGTAAATAGTCGTGGGCTGATTTACATTAATTGTGGAGGAAGGAAAAATGGTTTTTGTTTTGAAAGAAAAAGGGTTATTTACTTAAGAGACATAGAAAAAATAGCTGAAGTAAAACTTTTGGAAAAGATAAAATCATTAAAAAATGAATTTTACGTTGAGATAAGCTCTAATTCAAAAGAGGTTAATGATTTAAAAATCAAACTTGCAAAAGTTGAAGAAAACATAAACAAACTCATTGATAGGATGTTGACTTTAAATGAAACAGCGGGAAGCTATGTAAATGAAAGGATTAATGAACTTGATAATAAAAAGAAAATATTAAAAAACAAAATAAACAAAATCTCTATCGAGAAATCTTCACAAAGAATAAAGAGGGAAGACCTCTCAGAATACCTGAAAAACTGGGACAACTATAACCTTGAGCAAAAGAAAAGTGTTGCAAAGGCCTTAATTGAAAAGGTAGTTATCACCGACGAAGAGATTGAAATAGTATTCAAGATTTGA
- a CDS encoding MFS transporter → MNLLTKFKEIYFNKESLSEEDMRVSRNLSIFEGCTARSILTLTSGAFLVGFAKYLGASDEKAGIIAAIPVLAGIVTVFSPIVIEKLESRKLLTCMLCFIGRLMMGLMILIPFISPYKTVRVQLLIWVFFIANLILAFTTPYAQTWLLNITPKRIRGDYYGKRESIVLGTVTVVTLIMGQVLDKFERMGQQFTGFIVLYAFVIVTAIINTVLFSKIKEPVNPVLKPGVSFKNLFSLPVKNKNFMKITFITLFWNLGYQIAFPFTSVYMVSILHLRYGLVTVMAVLASITSVVSVRFWGKIADKKSWLYIMKLMIVLQILSFLTWFFINPDTVYILMPVAHILGGAAISGVNISVNNLQYSYSPADNKTVYMGFSSAVNGIIGFLGTLAGSLFIKVMDTRGVSLGGFSIGNMQMLFLAAVIVLIVSMFGISKFKFSNSNI, encoded by the coding sequence GTGAATTTATTGACGAAGTTCAAGGAAATATATTTTAATAAAGAAAGTCTTTCAGAAGAAGATATGAGGGTGTCAAGGAATTTATCTATTTTTGAGGGCTGTACCGCCAGAAGTATTCTTACCCTAACCAGCGGAGCTTTTTTAGTCGGATTCGCCAAGTATCTTGGTGCTAGCGATGAAAAAGCTGGAATTATAGCTGCAATTCCTGTATTAGCAGGAATAGTAACGGTTTTTTCCCCTATAGTAATTGAGAAGCTGGAGAGCAGGAAATTACTGACCTGTATGCTATGCTTTATTGGAAGATTAATGATGGGGCTTATGATACTTATACCTTTCATAAGTCCATACAAAACAGTAAGGGTTCAATTGTTGATATGGGTATTCTTCATTGCAAACTTAATCCTGGCTTTTACAACTCCTTATGCACAGACGTGGTTGCTGAATATAACCCCGAAAAGAATAAGAGGTGATTATTATGGAAAACGGGAGTCAATAGTTCTGGGTACCGTTACTGTTGTTACCCTTATTATGGGACAGGTTCTCGATAAATTTGAACGAATGGGACAACAATTTACCGGGTTTATTGTATTATATGCTTTTGTTATTGTTACCGCCATTATAAACACTGTTTTGTTTTCAAAAATTAAAGAACCCGTTAATCCTGTTTTAAAACCAGGGGTTTCATTTAAAAATTTATTTTCGCTACCTGTTAAAAACAAGAATTTCATGAAAATAACTTTCATAACTCTATTTTGGAATTTAGGTTATCAGATAGCTTTCCCATTTACTTCGGTTTATATGGTATCAATCCTTCATTTGAGATATGGACTTGTTACGGTAATGGCTGTTCTGGCATCAATCACAAGTGTAGTATCCGTTAGGTTCTGGGGAAAAATTGCAGATAAAAAATCGTGGCTGTATATTATGAAGCTTATGATTGTTCTACAGATTTTAAGCTTTCTTACATGGTTTTTTATAAATCCAGATACGGTATACATTTTAATGCCTGTAGCTCATATACTTGGTGGAGCTGCAATTTCAGGAGTAAATATCTCTGTGAATAATTTGCAGTACAGTTATTCACCTGCCGATAATAAAACGGTATACATGGGTTTTTCGTCGGCGGTAAATGGTATAATTGGATTTCTAGGAACTCTAGCAGGTTCACTCTTCATTAAGGTTATGGATACCAGAGGAGTTTCTCTTGGAGGGTTTTCAATCGGTAATATGCAGATGCTCTTTTTAGCAGCGGTGATTGTTTTAATAGTAAGTATGTTTGGCATATCCAAATTCAAATTTAGCAATTCTAATATTTAA
- a CDS encoding dockerin type I domain-containing protein, with protein MKKRLKKASIVLALAVLVQCMMFNLGFETIQAGAVGIINKDYWNYRNIGNANEYSTADVFTDKVIVAGSGSGVFNTEDSFTYSYIPVNGDCTIQARIVSESSTDALAKAGLMIRESLDTDSKNAFIALSKSNQIQYQYRAMTGGATASDASISGNAPVYLKLTRVGDSFEAFMSTDGTNWTKTGNTQTIAMGSKVYLGFASTSTDPNKLCTARFENIDIEYTDNTPPLAPTNLRVVYESQPSCQLAWDEASDDSGAVLYEIYSNGSLKRITHDCKSICPNIDFKNTVDLCVVAVDAKGNRSPENSTIKIVSQNALISSADVTNIRLNSIGLERMNTKRQQQNKPLVEADPVQVGEEIMTDSTPNNVIVQGNSVDLNTIYAESLPSSVDNSTLQCFPRIDNQIYGDCVIWSTGYYTMTHMVGLAKVNAGGQWDAKNDTTGSKVFSPKFAFSVGNAPSSTGLMTGVYKTYLDSGCATLADAPYINDGVDGFKLSTDLDSWENAINYRMDKYGYIDANENSLERIKQLLNNGYVMSFDTGTYNFMQYPNVVLDNPDPAVNDDYAVGKHFFYMVDGVNSGHQMTLVGYDDNIWWGDVNGDGIPQPEEKGLFKIANSWGSNYGYDGFVYVNYDSIYRNSQFSQFNSSTRMPIFKDVLEWMTPRRDYVPQLIAEFTVSHAKADQLRIAVGYSDMDKNMPEAYFFPGSLNYLSHTEPFDFNVDGTACDGNFAVDMTDFITKFNLDKSKRYKWYLMVGDNEEDGSPVTLKSFRVHDKINNKYSTYRGPELQNDGDNSYVSVDYSWALVGDVDGNGIIDDADQLLIVDYSLGYINDFPVEDDMWAADVNGDGIINMIDSAFIRKYILGQINIFPKQQLN; from the coding sequence ATGAAAAAAAGGCTAAAGAAAGCAAGTATAGTACTGGCTCTTGCAGTTCTAGTCCAGTGTATGATGTTCAATCTTGGGTTTGAAACAATTCAAGCCGGAGCGGTTGGTATTATTAATAAAGATTACTGGAATTACAGGAATATAGGTAATGCAAATGAATACTCTACCGCTGATGTTTTTACGGATAAAGTAATTGTTGCAGGCAGCGGGTCTGGAGTGTTTAATACTGAGGACTCCTTCACTTATTCATACATACCTGTAAATGGTGACTGCACAATTCAGGCAAGAATCGTCTCAGAAAGTAGTACGGATGCTTTGGCTAAAGCCGGACTGATGATAAGAGAGAGTCTGGATACCGATAGTAAGAATGCATTTATTGCATTATCTAAATCAAATCAGATCCAATACCAGTACAGGGCTATGACAGGAGGTGCCACCGCATCTGATGCCAGTATCTCCGGCAATGCCCCGGTTTATTTGAAGTTAACAAGGGTGGGAGACAGTTTTGAAGCATTTATGTCAACAGATGGGACCAATTGGACAAAAACAGGCAATACTCAGACAATAGCTATGGGTTCAAAAGTATATTTAGGTTTTGCTTCAACGTCAACAGACCCCAACAAGCTGTGTACGGCCAGGTTTGAAAATATCGATATTGAATATACAGATAATACCCCACCGCTGGCACCGACCAATCTAAGGGTGGTTTATGAATCCCAGCCTAGTTGCCAACTAGCTTGGGATGAAGCCTCTGATGATTCAGGAGCAGTGTTGTACGAGATTTACTCAAATGGTAGTCTAAAACGAATTACACACGATTGTAAATCCATCTGCCCGAATATTGATTTTAAAAATACCGTTGATCTCTGTGTGGTTGCAGTCGATGCCAAGGGAAATAGGTCGCCGGAAAATAGCACTATAAAAATAGTGTCTCAGAATGCCTTAATATCATCGGCTGATGTTACTAATATCCGATTGAATTCCATTGGTTTAGAACGTATGAATACTAAACGCCAGCAGCAAAACAAGCCATTGGTGGAAGCTGATCCTGTTCAAGTGGGAGAGGAAATTATGACAGACAGTACTCCTAACAATGTTATTGTTCAGGGAAATTCGGTAGATTTGAATACAATATACGCCGAGTCGCTTCCTTCTTCTGTGGACAACAGTACACTGCAGTGTTTCCCCAGAATAGACAATCAGATATACGGCGACTGCGTTATCTGGTCTACTGGGTATTATACGATGACACATATGGTAGGGCTCGCCAAGGTAAATGCGGGAGGACAATGGGATGCCAAAAACGATACTACAGGAAGCAAGGTCTTTTCTCCTAAGTTTGCTTTTAGCGTAGGTAATGCACCTAGTAGCACCGGACTTATGACCGGAGTATATAAAACGTATTTGGATTCAGGCTGTGCAACATTGGCTGATGCACCGTATATAAATGATGGTGTGGACGGATTCAAACTGAGTACCGATTTAGATTCATGGGAAAATGCAATAAACTACAGAATGGATAAGTACGGATATATAGATGCAAATGAAAACAGTTTAGAGCGTATAAAACAGCTACTGAACAATGGCTATGTGATGTCCTTTGATACAGGTACATACAATTTCATGCAATATCCGAATGTAGTTTTGGATAACCCTGACCCAGCGGTAAATGATGATTACGCCGTTGGAAAGCACTTCTTTTATATGGTTGACGGAGTTAACTCGGGACATCAAATGACCCTTGTGGGGTACGATGACAATATTTGGTGGGGTGATGTAAATGGTGATGGAATCCCTCAGCCTGAAGAGAAAGGTCTTTTTAAAATAGCCAACAGTTGGGGATCAAATTACGGTTATGATGGCTTTGTGTATGTTAACTATGACAGTATATATAGAAATTCTCAATTCAGCCAGTTTAACAGCTCCACAAGAATGCCGATTTTTAAGGATGTATTGGAGTGGATGACTCCACGAAGAGATTACGTACCCCAGCTTATTGCGGAGTTTACGGTGAGCCATGCAAAAGCAGATCAGCTTAGAATTGCCGTTGGTTATTCTGATATGGACAAAAACATGCCTGAAGCATATTTCTTTCCCGGTAGCTTAAATTATCTCAGTCATACAGAGCCTTTCGACTTTAATGTCGATGGCACTGCCTGTGATGGCAACTTTGCGGTTGACATGACGGACTTCATCACGAAGTTCAATTTGGACAAGAGTAAAAGATACAAGTGGTATTTAATGGTGGGAGACAATGAGGAAGATGGCTCTCCTGTCACATTAAAAAGCTTCAGGGTTCACGACAAAATTAATAATAAATATTCAACTTACAGAGGTCCTGAACTTCAGAATGACGGGGACAACAGCTATGTCAGTGTAGATTACAGCTGGGCACTTGTAGGGGATGTAGACGGAAACGGTATTATTGATGATGCTGATCAATTATTAATTGTAGATTATAGTCTAGGCTATATTAATGATTTCCCAGTTGAAGATGACATGTGGGCTGCAGATGTTAATGGCGACGGTATCATAAATATGATTGATTCTGCTTTCATTAGAAAGTATATCCTTGGGCAGATAAATATTTTTCCTAAGCAGCAGCTAAATTAA